A stretch of DNA from Catenulispora acidiphila DSM 44928:
TCAGCACCGCCGCCGTGCTGCTTGAGGCGACCCACGCGATCCCGGCCGCTGTCCTTGTTCCCCTGATCAACCCGGATCCGCTAGCGGAGGCACAGTCATGACCGATCACCCCATCGAGCGAAACCCCGACGACGAGACGATTCTCGCCTATCTCGCTGGTGACGACGCCGTCGTCGAAGCGGCGCGCGGGGTCTGGCATCAGTCGAAGCAGTACAACGCGGCGGCCCAGGCGCTCAAGTCCGCTAAGCGGGATCTTCAGTCAGCGACGGACTCCTTCTCCGCTGCGATCCGAGCCAGCCGCATCCCCGAGAAGAAGGCCCGGCGACTCAGCGCCGCCCTCATGATGCGCCTCGGCCGTGAGTGGCTTCTGGCAGAAGGCGACGATCCCGCGCACGAATCGTCGACACATGCCTGACCCGCTTCACCACTACAAAGGAGGCAGCAGAATGCCCACCACCGCTCCTGACCCCCGCACACCGAACGTCGGCCCGAGCCAGATTCCGCGCGGACCTCTGCCGGGCGCCGCACCAGCCCTACCCCCGGACGCCTGCGTGAACTTCAACCTGATCGACGGGCGCGTAGCGTGTTTGTCGGTGCCGATCGGAATCACCGAAGCCGACGCCGCCTTCATCCTGGCTGTGATCCAAGCTCATGTGACGGCCGTTGCCCGTCGCGGTCACTAGGCCGCCGGCCATCACATGGCGAAGAAGAAGCAACGGCGAACGAAGTCGTCGGCCACCGGGTCGAACAAGGAACCGAGCCTGCGGCAGGTGCCGCGACACGAACAGCAATACGCATTGGTCGGAGACACCCTCCTCGACGTCGAGAACGCGTTCCGCCTCCTGCGAACAATGCCACGCCGCACCAAGCCGATCGACGTCACAGCCTGGGCACGCCTCTACGGCATGGACGGCAACCCACACTCCCCCGTCCAACTCGGGCCAGCCTTCGACCGGGCGCATGCGATGTCCACCAACCTCGCACGCCCGCTGATTCTGGCCACCTTTGCCAGCGGACCCATCGAGGCAGAAGACACTCTGCTGATCATCGACGGCACCCACCGGCTATACAGGGCCTTCGTCGAGGGGCGGGACCAACTGCCCGCTCTGGTCCTCACGGCGGCCGAAACCTCAGCCATCACCATGGCCCGCCCAACTAGATAAGCGGGCCGCCCAGGGCCCTGGATCCTGATCGGCCCCGGCAGCCGTCCACCACAGCATGCCAGGTCACTACCCGAGGCCCTGGGACCGCCGCCCGGTCTTCGACGCCCACTCGACCACCCGCCCGCCTACGACCAGCCCAACAGCGCAACACCGTGCGATCGGCCGCTCATCGGGCGACCGATCGCACTTCGTCATGCCCGCGCCCGATCACCGTCGGAGGCTCTATGACAGACCAGCACCAGGACCACGGCAACCTCGCCAACGCCATCCGCGTGGCCCGCATCGGCGGCACGATCGCCGAACTCGCCGCCGCCGCCATCAGCGCCGACACCCTCTACCACCTCGGCGGCCAACTCGACCTCGGCCCGGCCAGCGCCTGGCTGCTCCCGGCCGCCCTGGACGTCTACGCCTTCACCGCACTCGCGGTCGCGTACAACCTCCCAGTGGAACACCCCGGCCAGAAGCCGGTCCTCCGCAACGCCCGCCTGGCCTTCAGCATGAGTCTGGCCTGCAACGCCTTGGACCACTTTCTGAAAAGGGCTGGCCGCTTGGTCGACCCGCTCACGCGTGATCTTCTACTGGTCGCCGTCGCGAGCCTCCCGCCTCTGATCGTCGAGCGTCTGCTGAACCTTCAAAGCCTTCTGACTCGCAGCCGCGGCCGCAGCGCGCAAAGCGGTCGCGTCGAGGCAGCCCCTGAGGAAGAGGAGCCCGCTCGCATGGGCGAGGAAGCCCTAGCCCATGCGGCAGCGGCAGAAGAAGAGGCAGAGCCACAGTTGGCCAGACCCCCCGATCAGGAAGTCGTCTGGACCGGCCGCCCAGACTGGGTCGCCCACGGACGCGAAATCTTCGCCAATCTGAGCACCCAGCTCAGTCGACGGCCCTCCGGCCGCGAATTCCAGGCCGCCCTAGCAGCTGAAACACGACGCTTGAGCACTTCAGGTCACCTTCCTGCGGGGACCCGGCCGCCTTCGATCAGTTCGGCAAAGCGCATTCGCGCCGCCATCGAGGCAGACACCTAGTACTCCAGCTGACGTTCGTTGTGGTGGGCCGGAGGGGTTGGCAAGACGTGGCGGCTACCGCTATCCACCGAGTGGAGCGTCTCGGAGTCGACCGCGACAGTCTAGGCCGGGACCGCGATTAGGACGAGGGGCGTCCGTTGCGGAGAGTTCGAAGACGAACGGTGAAGCGTTGGCGAGTGGTAGCCAACCGGCTCCGGGCAATTCGGATCCCGATGCTCGGCCAAGAACGCGAACGCGCCTCTGGCGGATGTCAACTCCCGGC
This window harbors:
- a CDS encoding DUF2637 domain-containing protein, which translates into the protein MTDQHQDHGNLANAIRVARIGGTIAELAAAAISADTLYHLGGQLDLGPASAWLLPAALDVYAFTALAVAYNLPVEHPGQKPVLRNARLAFSMSLACNALDHFLKRAGRLVDPLTRDLLLVAVASLPPLIVERLLNLQSLLTRSRGRSAQSGRVEAAPEEEEPARMGEEALAHAAAAEEEAEPQLARPPDQEVVWTGRPDWVAHGREIFANLSTQLSRRPSGREFQAALAAETRRLSTSGHLPAGTRPPSISSAKRIRAAIEADT